In the Chryseobacterium sp. MYb264 genome, one interval contains:
- a CDS encoding LemA family protein, with protein MMILIIVIALVVIFLLYGVSVYNKLVRLRNLVQEGWSSIDVMLKKRHDLIPNLVETVKGYATHEKETLENVTRARNLALGANSVEAKEAAEKNLNQAMMNLFAVAEQYPDLKANANFQQLQAELTSIENDIEKSRRYYNGTVRENNTAVESFPSNIIANMYKFEKSPFFELQNVAEREVPTVKF; from the coding sequence ATGATGATTTTAATTATTGTAATCGCTTTAGTGGTTATTTTCCTTCTTTACGGAGTTTCGGTGTACAACAAATTGGTAAGACTTAGGAACCTCGTTCAGGAAGGGTGGAGCAGTATCGATGTGATGTTGAAAAAACGCCATGACCTTATTCCAAATTTGGTAGAAACTGTAAAAGGTTATGCTACTCACGAAAAAGAAACACTGGAAAATGTGACCAGAGCGAGAAATTTGGCGTTAGGAGCGAATTCTGTGGAAGCAAAAGAGGCAGCAGAAAAAAATCTGAATCAGGCAATGATGAATTTATTCGCAGTGGCCGAGCAATACCCTGATCTGAAAGCAAACGCTAATTTTCAGCAATTACAGGCCGAACTTACTTCTATAGAAAATGATATTGAAAAATCCAGAAGATATTATAACGGAACCGTTCGCGAAAATAACACTGCCGTGGAGTCTTTCCCAAGCAATATCATCGCTAATATGTATAAGTTTGAAAAATCTCCTTTCTTCGAACTTCAGAATGTTGCAGAAAGAGAAGTTCCAACGGTAAAATTTTAA